The genomic segment tcttttcctttcctgagtGTTGTCGGATCTGATTTGAGAAGAGCCTTCCTGGTAGGCCGAGAATGCCAAATCTCTACAAACAGGCTTTTCAGTGAGGCTATTTTGGCAGGTTCCAGTGCTTGATACCAGGCAAACCACGGTGTTCAAGGGCAAATAGAGCAGAGCCAGAAGGCACACACCAGCACTGGTATGCCGGGCACCCACTGAGCAAATGTCTACCTCTCTTTCCTCCTACTGCAAAGCAGGTTGAGTGTACATTTCTGAATCCATGTATTTTCAGACAAGATGACCCCTAGTCTCTGGCTTGTGTAGGAGTTTTAATGGAGTACCTCTTGAAGTTGAAGTGATGACACTTGATCTTTCAAGACTATCTTTTCATATCTTACATTTCCATGAAAATTGTGGAGCTTGAAGAGGGTTATGTGATTGCCATAGTagtgaatattttctaatattaagcTAGTGCCTGTTTTAAGAAACAGGTTTAGAAATCACGTGGAGGGCCAATCATGTTATCTTGGGGTTTAGATAGTATTTGGTAAGAGGTGATTTGTCATGGTTTGGTTCCTACCAAGCACAAATAATCTGTAGTATACAAAGCATTTACACTGAGTACCTCACCtctctatttcattctttttcaaaacaaacttGAAGAACCCATGCATGTCATTCTTGCCTAGGCCATAGATAGAGCTTTAATTATTTGATTCTACTATGGATGGGTTCATTGACATAAATTGGAGAGACTCTCACTTATGCCTACAGAAGAAACTGGAATAGGTTTCTGAAGGTTTTATGAACAATCAAAGGCATATTCATGAAGAGCCCATTTCGTGCCTGCTCTCAGCATagatctggagtcctgggatctgcccTGTGGTCTGCCCTTACCTTTAGGCTGCTCTGAATCCAGAGTAGAATGGTTTCCACAGCTCTCCTTAGCTTGGCATTGCCTGAGATTAGGATTGCTGCGTGTATCGAGGGACAAGCTGCTAGGATCCCCACACATATCATTACCCCGATCTTGTTGTGCCACAGCATCAGTAAAGGCACTGAAATGAGGGCAGCACAGAATGATACCACgtagaggcagagaaaggagatgaGAGATCTGAGTGCTTTGATATGGGCCTCCAGGCTGGGGTCATGGGAGTCCTTAGTTTTGGCCTTCATTGTCCTCATGTGCCTCCCCAGAGAGACAATCAGCACCCCAGAAGAAACCAGATAAAGCAAGAAAGGAGGGATGGACCCCAGGGTGCAGAAGATGAAGGAATGATAAAAATTGAGTTTTGTAATTTGCAAATTGAGTTCCGTATTATTCATGAAGAGCATAGTTGTGAACCCAAAGCCTGATCTActaaaaaaatcccccaaacagATGAGAGTGCAGATGGAAGAGAAAACCATGGCACCCAGGAGCATCTGGGGGACCTTCCTGGAGACCCAGCTTGCCAAGCAGAGCAGGATGGTGTGAGAGAAACGGACAATCTTGGAGCAGTAGAGAAGGCTGAGACAGGTGGTGAGCCACAGCCCCGCTTGGTTTGTGATCATCCAGAGCATGACGATGATCTGGTAGCCGAGGCTCAGTGGGTCCTTCATGCGCTGGAAGTATATAAGCTGGAAGGCATCCAGGAACAGCAGCCCATGCAGGAAAAGCCGGGTGAGGCTGAGACTCAGGAGGATAAGATCACAGTTGCTCAGTGGCTGCCTCCTCACCACGTCCCAAAAATTCACCAAGAAAATGAAGGTATTGGTCAGAATCCCCACTGCAAACTCCAGGGCTGAAAGGAATAGAAATGCACTCTTGACTTCATAGGACACAGTTATGACAGGAGTCAGAGTCAACATGATGTCTCTTCTTACTTGGTTAATCTAAGGCTCAATATACCACCCGGCAGAGAAGTGTCAGTGTACATTATAAGCCAGGACCTCTCCTTCACAAGGCATCAGGCTCTTGCCCTGGATCTATCCCAAAGTGAGGACATAAAAATTTCTGACAGCAAACTTAGAAAAGGGATATATTGCTATTTTGGAATATCTCTTGGACACACACAAGGGCTCATTGTAAGAGCAGAGGATTgatggttctttcttttgggtgATGCAGAAGCTTTTAATAAACCTAGGTGTGTCCAGCCTTCTCAGGGGGCTCTGGCACAGCATCAGAGATGCAAACAAAACAGGGTCTCAGTTTTCCAAGTCTGGTTTTGCATGCCCATCTGGACCTGCATGGGAGAAGGGAGCGGGATTTGCTTATGGGTTTGAAGGGAACTGGCAACAGGCAAAACATATCTTCTTAATGAACTAAGGTTTGAAATGGTGTCTCTTTCCATTTACCTGCCTTCTTCTATCACCTCGGGGGCATGACTCTTATCATAGACTTTGTTTTTCATGTGGTTGAATGTATAGTTCCTCTCCTGGCATCAGCACACATTAGTTAAGACTGCCGTTGCTAAAGATTTCATTCAAGCATCATCATTATGCCAAGCACTGAGCTGGCATGAGGAGCATTACTGTGAACGAGGTCAGCACCTGCCACGAAGGGAGTGGGTAGGGGGTGGTCTGGCCCAGATTATTGCAGAGGACTTTTAACTGCTCACTCTGCTTTCCACTACCCACTTCCTTACCCCATTTTCCTACAAAGCAACGATAGTGATCCTGCTAAAATACAACGAAGATCATGTCATTGCTCTGTTCAAGGCTTTCAGGGCCTCTCATTTCTCTCACCATAAAAACAAAGTCCTTATGGTGGCCTGTGTATGGGTCCTGTGTGCCTAATCAGGTTGTCTGTCCCTTCTCAGATGTTGTCCGTGATACTTGCTTCCTCCTTCATTCCATACCAGCCATATGGGCCTCTTTCATATTCTGTGAACTCCCCACGCATGCTCCCACCTCAAGACTGGTGTGCTTGCCCTTCCCATTGCCCAAATTGCTTTTCCTGCACATAGCCAGGTGTCTGACTTTCTTCTCCAAAGTCACCTTATCAGCGGGACCTTCCTGATCATCCTAAGAATGGCACCCCATATCCACATCTCGGATGCTAGTGAGCATGGTTACCCCATTCTGTGTTCCTGCCTGACCAGAGCATGACGATGCTCTGGTATAAGGGATTAAATCCTAACACATGACATATGCTAACATACTAGGCTGTAATTTTGAAGTCTAGCTCTCTCTtaaacatttccaaatatctgaTGTTCTTGGGCTTTCTGGCATCTCTAATTCTCCTTCATCTCTAAAGGAGTTTGAGCTGATTTTACGATCCCTTCTCCAAGCTTTGTAAAAATCCAGGCTAGTTACTCAATGGAGATTTGGAGAGCTGATCATTTAGAGACCAGATGTTGTTTTGTAACATTTCTACCTGATCtggtgcttttttcccccccactcttaaaaatgtttaaacttttCCAGTTCTTTTATTGTTGTCCTTCATGCTTCATCCAGCCACTCACTCACTCTGTGGGGTGAACgatggggaaaaggaaaggagaagttgAGTGTTGGTTTGCAGTCTGTCCTATGGTAACATTTCCTCTAAGACGTGGAGCTTTCCACCTCTGCGCCTCTGCTTGTTCAGCCTCCTGCCTCATTGGCcatttttgctaatatttcacAGTCTTGCTTTGGGCAGTATGCCCAGCGAGTGAGTTCTCAGTTCCCTAAAGCACCTAGAGGAAGGGTGTTCTGCGTTGAGAGTCTCTGGAATCAGGTGCCTTTGGAACCAGGGTCTCTAGGGTTGAGGCCTGGCTCCACCACTTCtctttgt from the Lutra lutra chromosome 11, mLutLut1.2, whole genome shotgun sequence genome contains:
- the TAS2R38 gene encoding taste receptor type 2 member 38, with translation MLTLTPVITVSYEVKSAFLFLSALEFAVGILTNTFIFLVNFWDVVRRQPLSNCDLILLSLSLTRLFLHGLLFLDAFQLIYFQRMKDPLSLGYQIIVMLWMITNQAGLWLTTCLSLLYCSKIVRFSHTILLCLASWVSRKVPQMLLGAMVFSSICTLICLGDFFSRSGFGFTTMLFMNNTELNLQITKLNFYHSFIFCTLGSIPPFLLYLVSSGVLIVSLGRHMRTMKAKTKDSHDPSLEAHIKALRSLISFLCLYVVSFCAALISVPLLMLWHNKIGVMICVGILAACPSIHAAILISGNAKLRRAVETILLWIQSSLKVRADHRADPRTPDLC